In Elephas maximus indicus isolate mEleMax1 chromosome 5, mEleMax1 primary haplotype, whole genome shotgun sequence, the sequence CCTAGCCTGGGTTCGGCTGCTCCCTTCCTCTCTGCTGATAATTTAAAAGGACAGGCACAGCCTTTGGAACGGGATGTCATTTCTCAGTCCTGATACAGAAAATGAGAGAAATCCGTAACTACAACCTTAGGAAACAGAATTACGGATTCCTTCCCTTCCAGCTCCTGCTGACTTAACCTGCAAGGGCAATAAACCAATGAATGTGGTGACAGAGTCAATGGGAACTGACATAAACaagcaataaatgcctacttcCTGGACGATGAGTAAATAATGGAAACGGGATGATTTCAGAATAAAAAATTAGAggtcatagggtttttaatatcTCTTCTCAAAAAGGTACTTAAGATTTGACCAGAGCATTCGTATTCGATTGATTTATCGAGGCTTAGTTTTGACCAAGCACAACCAAAAACTGTATTTCACGGAGGATGGTCACAGACATGTCTAGAAACGTCATCTGCAGGCTGCTGAGGGTCACCTCCTGGCTGGGGGTCTCTCACCCCTGCCTCCGGCCCTGCTGTCATCTCACAGTCCACTTTTATTTTAAACTTGCTGAGGGTTTGCAACCAAGTAAACTCGCTAGTTGAGAATCAAACCCTTAGGGTCTCTCTGATGAATCAACACGGGCTCGATTTTGTCCCATGCGGACCTGTTCGTAGCTGCTCTGGCTCTCAAGTTTAAGTCAAGGGAAGTTTCCAGACAGCCTAACATTTGGGGAGGAGTTAACAGTTTTCCTCTCGCTAATCCAAAGGGTAATCAAAGGCGCAGGTGAGTCCCCAAGTCAGCAGACGGGAAATCAATGTGCCCCTGTGCCCTAACTCGAGCGCGCGGCAGTCACGTGGGAAGCGCGTGGCAAAGGTCCCGGGCCTCTTTGAGCATCACTTCCACTACCCTTGTGGCCAGTGGTCTCCACACCGCACTCCATGTGGAGTCACAAGCCAGAGCAGAAAAGGACGGACCCAGCCCCATCATCCAGCTCCGCCCGGGTTATGGAGCAAGGGCAACGTGGCCGAGAGCcacagcctaaccctaaccccgaaagaCAGTCTAGAGTGCCCGTCCGTGGGCACATTAAAGGCACAAAGCCACCCTGCTCCTCGGGTCGAGTCCCTCAGGCCGGTCGCTTCCCCTCGGCGCCCCCACCTGTTGTGAAGCTCCCACGAGCTCCCTGTCCAAGTGCTTTGGGAACTGTCAAAGAATGGCCAGGCGACCATAAATATGCAGAAGACATGGAGCTAAATAGCGGCCGTGCGGGCGGTGCCAAGGCCGGGCGGGCGGCGCCGGCGCACTCCGGGCACCGAGCCTGCAAAAGGGGCCCCGGGCGGGCGGCCGGACACCTGGCAGACGGTGGGCAGCGGGCTCCGCGGCCGCCGCCCCGGGGCTCCGCGGCCGACCCTCCGCCCGCCGCCGCGCCCGGCCCGCTTCTCCCGGGCCCCCGTCCCGAGCCCCGGCAGCGCTCTCTCTCCCCAGCGGCCCGGCCCGGCCGCATGGAGCCCGGCGCGGTGCCCCGGACGACCGAGCCCTCCGCAGCAAGGGACGCAGCAGCCCGCCACAGCGAGTGTAGGAAGAAGATGGCGGCCACCGTGGCGGCGGcgacggcggcggcggcggcgagctCGCAGGCGCCGCTGACGCCAATGCCGCGCGCCGGCCGGCGGGCCGCGGATGGCGGCGGCGGCCAGGGCTCCGGCGAGGGGCGGGGCGAGGCGGGGAGGGGGCCGGCCGGAGGCGGAGGCCGGGCCGGAGGCTGGAGGGAGGCGGCGGGGACAGTTTGTTGTGCTCGGAACATGGCGGGCGTCGGCGACGCGGCCGCCCCGGGAGAAGGTGGCGGCGTCGGCGGCGCGGACGGCCCGGAGCGGGGCGGCCGTGGCGAGGCGGAGCAGCCGGGCGGCGGTGGCGGCCACGGGCCCCCGCCAGCGCCTCAGCATACAGAGACGCTGGGCTTCTACGAGAGCGACCGGCGACGGGATAAGCGCCGCAGCCGCGCAGGTGAggcaggcgggcgggcgggcggcgcTAGGCCGCGGCGTGGGCGCGAGGGGCCGGCCGGGGCGCCAAGGCCGGCGGCGGGCGGACGCTGCCGCGCCGAGGGCGGCCGGCTGGCGAGCCCGGGGCCGCTGGGGCTGTGGGCGCGCGGGGCCGCGGCTCCCGAGACTCCCGCGGCTTCCGCGGCTCGGCGGCCGCTGACAGCTCCTTGGGTGGGTTCGGCGCGGCAGCCGGGGCCCCCGCGACAAACGCCCTGTCAGGTGTGTCCCAGGAGGGCTGCGGTCCCGGCTCCGCTTACTGCTTCCGAAAGGTGTTTTAAAGGAACCTGGCTCCCTTGCTAACGTCTGCGAGCATCTCCGACGTCTAAGGAATCCACAGATGCCAAGCGCGCGGCTGATCTCTTAATTCATGCCAAGGTGACTTTTTGGTGGTTGTGTATTTTCAGCGAACTTGAGTCATAGAAACCTGTTAACTTGCTCTCCAAATAGGGTTTTTACAGCCGCAGCGAACAGTGTTGTAACGACCGTGAAGTTCAGTAGCTGTGCCCGGAACAGAACTATTTAGCGCTCTTCAAAATATGTCCTGTGAACTTTTCCTAAACTGAAACTTAAgtcactcatttaaaaaaaacgaaacaaaaaacgCTTAGTAGGAAAAGATGTACTTATGAGTCCTGCTTCAATTACTGGTTTTAAGTATATTATAGTATTACAATTCCTTATAAGCTGTGGGATCTTAGTcatatttttaaaggtttttttatttaatttcatttgtaTATTAGGCTTAAAAGAAAATGGATGTATTGCTTCTTTGAATATAGAATGATTACAGCATTTTAAAGTTTCTTACATAATTTTAAGCTTTGAACAGCAACTGAACCACAATTCCATTAAACttcttccaattaaaaaaatgtctggtgctcagcagtggctgtattCGCAGATACGTCCTGCAGTTCCTGCAAATACAGGTATATGTTGTAAAACTTATTGCATCACTAATTGTACTGGATGGTGAAATTGTAGGAGTACTTAAATGCCACACGGCTGATGAGATGAGATCCTCACTGACTTTGTTAACTCTCAGAACTAGACATAGGTTAGCTTTTGAAGAGGTTCATATCCTTGAAAAATTAAGTACGGACTGGGCTATGTTAAGCCATTTCAGTTAACCACTTAGAAATTTTCAATCCTACTGTGTTCGGTTTAGTTGTCAGGTAAACACTTGCTGGCAAGAGTGTTTCCTTTCCAAATTGGCAtgatctaagttttttttttttttttaagtaagataggagccctggtggcccagtgggtgAGAGctctgctgctcaccaaaaaggttggcagttcagatccactagcagctctttggaaaccctatggttctattctgtcctgtagggttgctgtgtgtcagaaatgactccatggcagtgggtttggtttttttggtttaaataagaTAAAGTATTGAACCTTTCTATGGGCTGtctattttatttacataaaaagcACTCTCTAAATAGGAAAAGATATTGCCAGGTTTCACTATaatttcttgaaaatatttttgagttTCAAAAAAGCCAACATTACGAAAGCTTTTTTATTATTGATGTTTGCATGGACAGAAACAGAAGTTGTCAGGAGCATTTTGGTGAGCGCAGACCCTTGAAGTGACACCTCACACTCCTTCCCTGGCTCTTCCCTTGCTGGGTCTGATAGGTACATGCTGTACCCTGAACTTCCATAGACTTTACCATACCACACACTCCTTTACCAACATGGTTTCCTGAGGTATGACATGTTGAAGGCTCAGTAGTTGCAGAAAGTCTTTACCAGACTTTAGCTTATAGGGGTGGTATTCGTCTTGCCCCCCCTATCGTCAGTTTTGTGTGAGGAGAGATGACAGAGCAACCCCTGCTTTACCAGTCACACCAGCCTTGGGGATCAGGGGCATTTCATCTGGAGTCCCCAGCCAGTGTTGTTCCTGGTGTTGACCTTCACTTGAGCCCCAGTCCCCACTCTGTGAGTCTCACAGCCACTGCTGGCCCCAGCCTCTAGCTCTGATACCACGTTTGGAAgagacttggagccctggtggcacagtgtttaactgttcggctgctaaccgaaaggttggcagttggaatccaccagctgctccctggaaaccctgtggggcagttctactctgctctatagggtcgcagttagttggaatggactcgacagcaacgggtttctgTTAGAGATTAGAATTCTTTCAGCAGGCTTGAATGTCTAGGCCGCTAAATGGTCTctaccttaaccctgacccttaGCACCACTCCCTACCACTGCTCTGCTTGCCTTCCTTTCCCTCCTTTCAAGAATTTAGAAAACTATTCCCTAGGGTCTGGCCTGGGCTGAAGAGTCTATAAGTGGCACCACCTAGTGTCACAATGAAAAGCATGTCTCCCCAAATGAAACTCATTTTTCAAGACTGGGTGTTTACAATTACGGTGTTACTTGTCCATTTATGTTCCTGGTGGTGCCTCTGATACTCTGCTGTCTCTGCCCTTGAGCCCTAGTCCCTCCCCAAATTAGGGCAGGCTTTGTCTTTCCTTTTTGGAAGTTGTAGCTTTCTTGTCTTGGTAGCTTAACCATCAGTTAGTTCCAAAGTCCTTTTTATCATTTCTCCCAAGGAATTTAGGGCAAATCCTGGTgtcatagtgcttaagagctacagctgctaatcaaaaggtcagtagttggaatccaccaggtgctcctgggaaactctatggggcagttctactctgtcttgtagggttgctatgagtcagaatcgacttgatggcaaggtttttttttttttttctttataaataaaacTTTGTTGGCCCATCCTAacagtcttgttgttgttagttgctgtgactcatggcgaccttatgtatagtaTGACAGAAGGCAAAGTTGCCTGATCTCGTGAACCTAAATGAATATACAGATTAGGCTCTTATCCAAACTCTCTCCACCCAAGTAAAATACTATAGATCAAAATAAAGTATTGTGTCTGAGattcatatttttgttttatacttgtttttgtttatatgttCAGAAAATACATAATGTACCTGTATTAGTTTGTGTATATACAGTTGTATATGACATATATGTGTGTCTACATGAAGCGTAGACTTTCTGTTTATTTCTCTTGTCAAAGTCTTCTATCGCTTGGTTTTCAGAACTCCTTTTTTGACGATAGGTAGATAGGCTGGCAGTAGGCTGAGACTTATCAGATGTAAGTACTTACACCTTGGCACAGTTAGATATGGGTACCCCACTTGTCATTCCTATTTTCTTTATCTCTCTTGAAATGGTCATCGTGTATTCCGCTGTTGCTTTACGTGGTCATCAACTTTGAGCTTGGGATTAGTGGTCATCAGCAGGAAGTGCAGATTGATctctactcttttctttttttttctcattcttaaaAATACTACCAACTTCTACTGTTgtcattttttaatataagacCAACTAATAATTATATACTATCATATTTTTATGCTTGCTCCACACTTCCCTCATCAACAGAAATTCTAGTTGGGAGAGTGCCTATGTAACCATATTCTCATTTAGGAATCTCGGTCTAGCAAGTCGACTTTGAACGAAGAATTAGGTAATTTGTGTTCTTGGCTTGTTTCAGTTGTTGAATTGCTTTGTAGACTCTATGCTTAGCCTGCTTACTTAATCCATTCGGCTCTGTTTCATAACGTCACCACTAAACAGTTTA encodes:
- the LOC126076760 gene encoding transcription initiation factor TFIID subunit 4-like: MFRAQQTVPAASLQPPARPPPPAGPLPASPRPSPEPWPPPPSAARRPARGIGVSGACELAAAAAVAAATVAAIFFLHSLWRAAASLAAEGSVVRGTAPGSMRPGRAAGERERCRGSGRGPGRSGPGAAAGGGSAAEPRGGGRGARCPPSARCPAARPGPLLQARCPECAGAARPALAPPARPLFSSMSSAYLWSPGHSLTVPKALGQGARGSFTTGIVWCSTKNAGTYKPWEDYCLDHKVSCMTLGR